One genomic region from Indicator indicator isolate 239-I01 chromosome 7, UM_Iind_1.1, whole genome shotgun sequence encodes:
- the AIFM2 gene encoding ferroptosis suppressor protein 1, producing the protein MGSRLSLDGSVRVVVVGGGFAGIAAASLLKSWGVPFVLVDMKDAFHHNVAALRAAVESGFAKKTFISYAVTFGDSFRQGKVIGIDPERQQVLLSDGEEFHYSHLILATGSDGPFPGKFNKVIDMESAIQTYEDLVKEIEKSERILVVGGGAAGVEMAAEIKTEYPAKEVTLVHSKLALADAELLDSVRQEVKEILLRKGVHLLLGEKVDSVESLTPNQFQKDTVVRTEKGTEVVVDMVVLCTGIKINSSAYAAAFGDKMARNGALKVNKYLQLEGYENIYVIGDCADVKEPKMAYHAGLHANIVVTNIYNSLANKCLKTYEPGSLTFLLSMGRNDGVGQLYGYYVGRLLVTIAKSRDLFVYKSWKTMGQRMPS; encoded by the exons ATGGGCTCCCGCCTGTCCCTGGATGGCTCCGTGCGGGTGGTGGTGGTCGGCGGTGGCTTCGCAGGCATAGCGGCCGCCAGCCTGCTCAAATCCTGGGGTGTCCCGTTCGTGCTGGTGGACATGAAGGATGCTTTCCATCACAACGTGGCTGCCCTTCGTGCCGCCGTGGAGAGCG GCTTTGCCAAAAAGACATTCATCTCCTACGCTGTTACCTTTGGGGACAGCTTCCGACAAGGCAAGGTTATTGGCATAGACCCTGAGAGGCAACAAGTTTTGCTGAGTGATGGTGAG GAATTTCACTACTCCCATCTCATTCTTGCAACAGGCAGTGATGGTCCATTCCCTGGGAAATTCAACAAAGTCATTGACATGGAAAGTGCCATCCAGACCTATGAAGACCTTGTCAAGGAG aTTGAGAAATCGGAGCGCATCCTGGTAGTgggaggtggtgctgctggggtcgAGATGGCTGCAGAGATCAAAACAGAGTACCCAGCCAAAGAG GTCACCCTGGTTCACTCAAAACTTGCACTAGCTGATGCAGAGCTGCTCGATAGCGTCCGTCAGGAGGTGAAAGAGATTCTCCTCAGAAAAGGAGTGCACCTCTTACTAG GTGAAAAGGTCGACAGCGTGGAGAGCCTCACGCCCAACCAGTTCCAGAAGGACACGGTGGTAAGGACAGAAAAGGGCACGGAGGTGGTTGTTGACATGGTGGTCTTGTGCACAGGGATAAAGATTAACTCTTCAGCATACGCTGCTGCATTCG GGGACAAGATGGCGAGGAATGGTGCTTTGAAAGTTAACAAGTACCTCCAGCTGGAAGGCTATGAGAACATCTATGTCATTGGGGACTGTGCAGATGTGAAAGAACCAAAGATGGCCTACCATGCTGGGCTCCATGCCAACATTGTGGTGACAAATATCTACAACAGCCTGGCAAATAAGTGTCTTAAAACCTATGAACCAG GATCACTAACATTCCTGCTCTCAATGGGCAGGAATGATGGCGTAGGCCAGCTGTATGGCTACTATGTGGGACGCCTCTTGGTGACCATTGCAAAGAGCCGGGACCTGTTTGTTTATAAGAGCTGGAAGACCATGGGGCAGAGAATGCCCTCTTAA